The Schaalia dentiphila ATCC 17982 sequence AGGATCTAACTCTCCGCACATAAACAAAAACGTTAAAGTCCAGAAAAACCAACCAACCAAACAAGTCCAGCCAGCAATCCCAACCAAAAACACTCAAAAACAAAAAACAGGCATAAAAAACAAACAAACACACTATCGAGTTCACAAACAACACCCACACACCCCAGAAAACCAAGCCAAAAACCCAGCCACCAGAGCAGTGAACCACCACCACAAACCCACTCACAAGCTCGCGGCGACAGGTGAATAATCTACCCACCCCCACACCCAAAGTCAAACCAAAACACCGTGACCCCCACCACACACCCCACAAACCCACCAAACACAACGAAAAGTCCGGGTCGATTCAGCTTGCATGGCCGTGCACAGTCAACGAAAAGGCGGGCCCGACCGCGCATCACCAGCGCGATCAGGCCCGCCAAACAGCCGAAATGACTCTCAGTTCACACCCATGTCGGGCTGAACGGGGATATCGACAGTCGGAAGGTCGCGCACGGCGCGACGCACGGCCTTGGAAACGGCGGGGGCAACGCGCTTGTCGAAGGCGCCGGGGATGATGTAGGAGGGCGAGAGCTCGTCCTCGGAGATCACGGACGCGATAGCCACGGAGGCGACGCGCAGAACCTCGGTCGTAATCTCCTTGACCTTGGCATCCAGGAGACCTCGGAACAGACCCGGGAAGGCCAGAACGTTGTTGATCTGGTTCGGGTAGTCGCTGCGGCCCGTGGCGACGACGGCGGCGTACTTGCCGGCGCCGATCGGGTCAACCTCGGGCGTGGGGTTGGCGAGGGCGAAGACGATGGCATCGTCAGCCATGGTCTCGACGTCCGAGGGATCGAGGATGTTGCCAGAGGAGACGCCGATGAAGACGTCGGCACCCTTCAGGACCTCCTTGAGGGAGCCGTGAACGTGGCGCGGGTTGGTTGCTTCGGCCAGCGCCTTACGGGAGGGGTGCATGCCTTCGGTGTCGTCGCCGGAGAGCGCACCGTCGCGGCCGCAGCCGATGATGTCGCGCGCACCCTGGGCGAGCAGCAGGCGGATGATCGCGTTGCCGGCCGCGCCGACGCCAGAGACGACGATACGCACGTCTTCGATCTCCTTGTCCACGATCTTCAGCGCGTTGATGAGTGCCGAAAGAACGACGATCGCTGTGCCGTGCTGGTCGTCATGGAAGACGGGGATGTCGAGCTCGGCGCGCAGGCGCTCTTCGATCTCGAAGCAGCGGGGCGCCGAGATGTCCTCCAGGTTGATGCCGCCGTATGCGGGGGCGATCGCCTTGACGATCGAGATGATCTCTTCGGTGTCCTTGGTGTCCAGGACGACCGGCCACGCGTCGACGCCGCCGAACTCCTTGAACAGGACGGCCTTGCCTTCCATGACGGGCAGGGCAGCCTCGGGGCCGATATCGCCCAAGCCGAGGACGGCGGTGCCGTCGGAGACGACCGCGACCGTGTTGGCCTTCATGGTCAGCAGGTGGGCCTTCTGGGGCATGTCGTGGATGGCGGTGCACACGCGGGCCACGCCGGGCGTGTAGGCGCGCGAGAGGTCGTCGCGGTTACGCAGCGGCACCTTGGAGTGGATCTCCACCTTGCCGCCGATATGGCTCATGAAAGTCTGGTCGGAGACCGAATCGGCGGTCACGCCGGGCAGCGCGCCGATGGCGTCGCGGACCTCGCGGCGGTGCTCGGAATCGCGCATGTCGCACGTCAGGTCGATGATGATGCGCCCGCGGTCGGAGTCGGCCACGTCGAGGCCCTTGATCTCCGCTCCAGTCGAAGAGACTGCGTCAACAATGGACGCGATGGAAGTCGTCTTCTCGTCCACCTCGATACGGTAGGAGGCGGTGTACGACGGCGATGTGCGCATGTCTGTCCTTTCGTTGGGCGCCCGGCCAGAGTCGGC is a genomic window containing:
- a CDS encoding NAD-dependent malic enzyme produces the protein MRTSPSYTASYRIEVDEKTTSIASIVDAVSSTGAEIKGLDVADSDRGRIIIDLTCDMRDSEHRREVRDAIGALPGVTADSVSDQTFMSHIGGKVEIHSKVPLRNRDDLSRAYTPGVARVCTAIHDMPQKAHLLTMKANTVAVVSDGTAVLGLGDIGPEAALPVMEGKAVLFKEFGGVDAWPVVLDTKDTEEIISIVKAIAPAYGGINLEDISAPRCFEIEERLRAELDIPVFHDDQHGTAIVVLSALINALKIVDKEIEDVRIVVSGVGAAGNAIIRLLLAQGARDIIGCGRDGALSGDDTEGMHPSRKALAEATNPRHVHGSLKEVLKGADVFIGVSSGNILDPSDVETMADDAIVFALANPTPEVDPIGAGKYAAVVATGRSDYPNQINNVLAFPGLFRGLLDAKVKEITTEVLRVASVAIASVISEDELSPSYIIPGAFDKRVAPAVSKAVRRAVRDLPTVDIPVQPDMGVN